One genomic region from Quercus robur chromosome 4, dhQueRobu3.1, whole genome shotgun sequence encodes:
- the LOC126721351 gene encoding calreticulin-3-like has product MTTIQVLEIVIRNLTVICHISQPADWEDREYIDDPSEVKPEGYDSIPKEIPDPKAKEPHNWDDEENGAWKPPKVPNPAYKGPWKPKKIKNPNYKGKWKTPWIDNPEFEDDPDVYGLKPIKYVGIEVWQVKGGSVYDNVLICDDPDYATQVVEEVFANREIEKEAFEEAEKVRKAREEEEAQRARQEGERRRRERGYDRRYRDRYKDRYRRDRRDYMDDYHKFLLNKREMELLKLENKVRFILAVVKGEIIVSNRKRAALFVELQTKGFTPFPKKTKVVEAEVAGATDDTEETEVKSPADSSSNGVQISDYEYLLAMAIGSLTIEKVQELCAERDKVNKEVDDLRKETPKSFWRTDLDALEGQLDELERSDVSQRS; this is encoded by the exons ATGACAACTATTCAAGTTCTAGAAATTGTCATTAGAAATTTGACTGTCATTTGTCATATCTCACAGCCTGCAGACTGGGAGGATAGGGAATATATTGATGATCCTAGTGAGGTTAAACCTGAG GGATATGATTCAATTCCAAAAGAAATTCCAGACCCAAAAGCTAAAGAG CCTCATAACTGGGATGATGAAGAGAATGGTGCGTGGAAACCCCCAAAGGTACCTAATCCAGCGTATAAAGGACCATGGAAGCCCAAG AAAATTAAGAACCCCAATTATAAAGGAAAATGGAAGACTCCTTGGATTGATAATCCAG AGTTTGAAGATGACCCTGATGTTTATGGGCTTAAGCCAATTAAGTATGTAGGAATTGAGGTTTGGCAG GTAAAGGGTGGGTCAGTTTACGACAATGTTTTGATCTGTGATGACCCAGATTATGCAACACAAGTTGTGGAAGAAGTATTTGCAAACAGGGAG ATTGAAAAAGAGGCCTTTGAGGAAgcagagaaagtgagaaaagcACGAGAGGAAGAG GAAGCTCAAAGAGCAAGACAAGAAGGTGAAAGGAGGAGAAGAGAGCGGGGTTATGATCGACGGTACAGGGATAGATATAAGGACAGATACAGAAGG GACCGTCGTGATTACATGGATGATTACCAT AAATTTCTACTGAACAAACGTGAAATGGAGTTGTTGAAGTTAGAAAACAAGGTTAGGTTTATCCTTGCAGTTGTGAAGGGAGAGATCATTGTAAGTAATAGGAAGAGAGCTGCTCTGTTTGTTGAGCTGCAAACAAAAGGTTTCACTCCTTTTCCAAAGAAAACTAAAGTTGTCGAGGCAGAAGTTGCTGGTGCAACTGATGATACAGAAGAAACAGAAGTGAAATCTCCTGCTGACAGCAGTAGTAATGGGGTACAGATAAGTGATTATGAGTATCTACTGGCCATGGCAATTGGAAGCTTGACCATTGAGAAGGTTCAGGAGTTATGCGCTGAAAGGGATAAGGTCAATAAGGAGGTTGATGATTTGAGAAAGGAAACTCCAAAGTCCTTTTGGAGGACAGATCTTGATGCTTTGGAGGGGCAACTCGAT GAGCTAGAGAGAAGTGATGTGAGTCAGAGgagttaa
- the LOC126721352 gene encoding histone H1-like, with amino-acid sequence MRGKARGEAAMKSARQAPKNPRKNNNKKANNAESVAEAVSSSVAAREIEKAPEAAKPKDRAGSRKAPAMETEVPKVPAKKKEPSKRAAAAQKKKPLATVSEISDDDDDD; translated from the exons atgagaggcAAAGCAAGGGGTGAAGCTGCTATGAAGTCTGCTAGACAAGCACCCAAGAACCCACGGaagaacaataataagaagGCAAATAATGCAGAATCTGTTGCAGAAGCTGTCTCGTCATCTGTGGCTGCAAGGGAAATTG AGAAAGCTCCTGAGGCAGCAAAACCCAAAGACAGAGCAGGCTCTAGGAAAGCTCCTG CCATGGAGACTGAAGTGCCCAAAGTACCAGCCAAGAAGAAAGAACCTAGCAAAAGGGCTGCTGCTGCACAGAAGAAGAAGCCCTTGGCAACTGTTTCGGAGAtatctgatgatgatgatgatgattaa